Genomic window (Candidatus Vicinibacter proximus):
AGTGCTACAGATAATTGTACGCCAGCCGACTGGTTGTTCTGGGAATATAAGATAGATGCGTTCAATGATGGCAAGGGCGTACATGGAGGATATGACTTCCGGGTAGGCACGTTGACCAGCAAACAATATGCAGCAGGGGATACGGTAGAATTCAGTCACAATCCATTTGCAGATGACAGTCACAATCCATTCAACGCAAGTGGCACGTATCCGATAGGAATCCACAAGATCAAATGGTTTGTGGAGGATGGCTGTGGGAATGTTGGAGTATGTGAGAGCTTGTTTGAGATCAAGGATTGTAAAGCACCGACACCATATTGTTTGACAGGAGTGATTACCGTGCCTATGCCAAGCAGTGGATGTGTGGATATCTGGGCCAAAGATCTGGATAAGGAAGTTATGACAACTGTACCAGTCAGGAAAATCTGAAGTTGTATTTTGATAATGATCCAACAAAAACTTCAATAACTGTATGTTGTGATGACTTTGTAAATGCGGGTCAAAATGATGAATTGATTATAGATGTAGAGCTTTGGGTTGAAGATGAAGAAGGCAACAAGGATTATTGCAAAACTATAATTGTAGTTCAGGATAATCAGGATATTTGTCCAGATAAAGGTTCAGCGAAAGGAAAGATTTCTGGTAACATTAAGACTGAGACGGGTGTAGAGACAAAACCTGTTGAGGTAAGCTTATTCCATAATGGATCCATGATGAGACAGATGATGGGAAGTCCATATAGCTTCGGAGATTTGGCAATGAATACCACGTACAGTGTTAAACCAGAGCGTAACGATGAGCATGCAAATGGAGTAACTACACAGGATATCGTAAAGATCCAAAAACATATCCTTGGTTTGGCAGAGATTACAGATCCGTACAAGTTACTTGCAGCAGATGTAAATGCAAGTAAAACCATAACTGCCTCAGACATGGCTGAATTAAGAAAGTTGATCTTAGGCATCAATAGTGAGTTCAGAAATGTAAAGAGCTGGACTTTTGTTCCTGCGGATTATGTTTTTGCGGATCCAAAATCCCCATGGGATGCACCAAGAAGTGCTGATTTGATGCTGGATAAGAGTAAAGTGGTAGACTTCATCTCTGTAAAAATGGGAGATGTAACAGGAGATTCCAGAGCGAACGGTGCGCAGGGTATTCAAAGCAGAACGAATGGCAAATTAAGTTTTGAAATCAAGGACCAGGAAGTGATTGCAGGAGAAAGTTACCGAGTCAGTTTCAAATCATCAGATTTTAGAAATATTTCGGGTTACCAGTTCACCTTGAAGTTTGATCAGAGTAGTCTGATGTATGAGGGAACAGAATCAGGAGTGTTGAAGACCACAGAAGCTAACTTTGGAACAAAGCGAGTATCGGAAGGAATGTTGACAACGAGCTGGAATGCTGATAAGGGATTAAGTTATGGTAAGGAAGATGAATTATTTGTGATAAACTTCACGGCAACCAGAAATGGCGTGTTGAGTAAGATGATGGCAATAAACAGTAACATCACCTCAGCTCAGGCATACGATGAGAAAGACAATCTACTAGAGCCAGTGATGGGAGTGAGAACAGACAGAGGAATAGTAGAGAGTGGAGTATTTGAATTGTATCAGAATGAACCAAACCCATTCAGCAAGGAGACGGTAGTAAGTTATCGTTTACCTGAATCCGGAGCTGTGAAGTTGACAGTATATGATGTAACAGGAAAAGTACTTCGGGTATATGAACTCAAAGGTCAGAAGGGATTGAATCATCACCAGATCAGCAAAGGAGACTTGAATGCAACTGGTGTGTTGTATTATCAGTTAGACGCAGCAGATCATACGGCAACGAAGAAGATGATTTCCGTAGAGTAATAAAGATCAAAATATTTTTAATAAAGAAGCCTGCAGAAATGCAGGCTTTTTTATTGCTTTAAACTCTATTTTCTTTTTGAAAAGTATTGTCTATACAACGAATTTCAAAGTTGAAATTCTTGATTTTAAATTTAAGTATTTCTGCTGTTGATATG
Coding sequences:
- a CDS encoding T9SS type A sorting domain-containing protein, coding for MYFDNDPTKTSITVCCDDFVNAGQNDELIIDVELWVEDEEGNKDYCKTIIVVQDNQDICPDKGSAKGKISGNIKTETGVETKPVEVSLFHNGSMMRQMMGSPYSFGDLAMNTTYSVKPERNDEHANGVTTQDIVKIQKHILGLAEITDPYKLLAADVNASKTITASDMAELRKLILGINSEFRNVKSWTFVPADYVFADPKSPWDAPRSADLMLDKSKVVDFISVKMGDVTGDSRANGAQGIQSRTNGKLSFEIKDQEVIAGESYRVSFKSSDFRNISGYQFTLKFDQSSLMYEGTESGVLKTTEANFGTKRVSEGMLTTSWNADKGLSYGKEDELFVINFTATRNGVLSKMMAINSNITSAQAYDEKDNLLEPVMGVRTDRGIVESGVFELYQNEPNPFSKETVVSYRLPESGAVKLTVYDVTGKVLRVYELKGQKGLNHHQISKGDLNATGVLYYQLDAADHTATKKMISVE